One genomic region from Prunus persica cultivar Lovell chromosome G3, Prunus_persica_NCBIv2, whole genome shotgun sequence encodes:
- the LOC18765974 gene encoding pentatricopeptide repeat-containing protein At4g21300, with amino-acid sequence MFKKVICPIYKHFIPITSQRSKSVHTDCKYFLNLEGAVASQIASILQACSDHSLIQQGRQVHAHAICSGLVKNSLVGTKILGMYFLCGSIVDAKNIFYKLDLQYTLPWNWMIRGFTMMGYFEFALLFYFKMLGSGISPDKYTFPSVIKACGGVNNVRLGKAIYDTIQFMGFGVDIFVGSSLIQLYVDNGCIHDAWCLFVEMPHKDCVLWNVMLHGYVKNGESKNAVGMFLEMRNSEIKPNAVTFACILSVCASEAMIGFGTQLHGLIVACGLELDSPVANTLLAMYSKCQCLSEARKLFDMMPRTDLVTWNGMISGYIQNGFMVEASRLFQAMISSSVKPDSITFASFLPSVAELANLKQGKEIYGYIVRHCVPLDVFLKSALIDVYFKCRNVDMARKIFNQSTRTDIVMCTAMISGLVLNGMNHDALEIFRWLLKEKMRPNSLTLASVLPACAGLVALKLGKELHGNILKHGLDGRLHLGSALTDMYAKSGRLDLAHQVFERMFERDTICWNSMITSYSQNGKPEEAIDIFRQMGMAGAKYDCVSISAALSACANLPALHYGKEIHGFMIRSAFSSDLFAESALIDVYAKCGNLVFARRVFDMMEEKNEVSWNSIISAYGSHGCLQDSLVLFREMLGNGILPDHVTFLGILSACGHAGQVDDGIFYFRCMIEEYGISARSEHYACMVDLFGRAGRLSEAFETIKSMPFSPDSGVWGTLLGACRVHGNVELAEEASRHLFDVEPQNSGYYILLSNIHADAGKWGSVLKVRSLMKERGVQKVPGYSWIEVNNSTHMFVAADGSHPQSAQIYSMLKSLLLELRKEGYNPQPYLPTHPQTSGM; translated from the coding sequence atgTTCAAGAAAGTTATATGTCCAATCTATAAACATTTCATACCCATTACATCACAAAGATCCAAGTCTGTACATACAGACTGCAAATACTTCCTTAATCTGGAAGGGGCAGTGGCAAGCCAAATTGCTTCAATCTTGCAAGCTTGTAGTGATCATTCTCTTATCCAACAAGGTAGACAAGTTCATGCACATGCTATTTGCAGTGGACTTGTGAAAAACAGCCTTGTCGGTACAAAGATTTTGGGTATGTATTTTCTCTGTGGGAGCATTGTGGATGCTAAGAACATCTTTTATAAGCTTGATTTGCAATATACTTTGCCTTGGAACTGGATGATTAGAGGGTTTACTATGATGGGTTACTTTGAGTTTGCCTTGCTGTTTTACTTTAAGATGTTGGGTTCTGGAATTTCACCTGACAAGTACACTTTTCCAAGTGTAATTAAAGCTTGCGGTGGTGTGAATAATGTAAGATTGGGTAAAGCAATCTATGATACCATCCAGTTTATGGGTTTTGGAGTGGATATATTTGTGGGTAGTTCTTTGATTCAATTGTATGTGGACAATGGTTGTATCCATGATGCATGGTGCTTGTTTGTTGAAATGCCTCACAAAGATTGTGTTTTATGGAATGTCATGCTTCATGGTTATGTTAAAAACGGAGAATCGAAGAATGCTGTTGGAATGTTCTTGGAAATGAGAAATAGTGAAATTAAGCCCAATGCAGTGACGTTCGCTTGCATTTTGTCTGTTTGTGCCTCAGAAGCTATGATTGGTTTTGGTACTCAGCTTCATGGGCTAATTGTTGCTTGTGGGTTGGAGTTGGATTCTCCAGTGGCTAATACATTGTTAGCAATGTATTCAAAATGCCAGTGCTTGTCTGAGGCCCGCAAATTGTTTGATATGATGCCACGTACTGATTTAGTGACATGGAACGGAATGATATCTGGGTATATACAAAATGGGTTTATGGTTGAGGCTTCACGCTTGTTTCAAGCGATGATTTCTTCTAGTGTCAAACCGGACTCAATCACATTTGCAAGTTTTCTACCATCGGTTGCTGAACTGGCTAACCTCAAGCAAGGTAAGGAAATTTATGGTTACATTGTAAGACACTGTGTGCCTTTGGATGTGTTCTTGAAAAGTGCACTGATTGATGTATACTTCAAGTGCAGGAATGTGGATATGGCACgcaaaattttcaaccaaaGCACCAGAACTGATATTGTCATGTGCACTGCTATGATTTCAGGGCTCGTTCTCAATGGGATGAATCATGATGCATTGGAAATTTTTAGATGGTTACTTAAAGAGAAAATGCGACCGAATTCTCTAACCTTGGCAAGTGTTTTACCAGCTTGTGCTGGTTTGGTTGCCCTGAAATTGGGAAAGGAATTGCATGGAAACATCCTCAAGCATGGGCTTGACGGAAGGCTCCATCTGGGAAGTGCGCTTACAGACATGTATGCAAAATCTGGAAGATTGGATCTTGCTCATCAAGTTTTTGAAAGAATGTTTGAAAGGGACACCATATGTTGGAACTCAATGATAACAAGCTATTCCCAGAATGGCAAGCCAGAAGAGGCCATTGATATATTTCGTCAAATGGGGATGGCAGGTGCCAAGTATGACTGTGTAAGCATTTCAGCTGCTCTTTCTGCTTGTGCAAACTTACCGGCACTTCATTATGGGAAAGAGATTCATGGTTTCATGATTAGAAGTGCATTTAGCTCTGATCTGTTTGCAGAGAGTGCACTGATAGACGTGTATGCCAAATGTGGAAACTTAGTTTTTGCTCGCCGTGTGTTTGACATGatggaagagaagaatgaagtTTCCTGGAACAGCATTATTTCTGCTTATGGGAGTCACGGTTGCCTTCAGGACTCTCTTGTCCTGTTTCGTGAAATGTTGGGTAATGGGATCCTGCCTGATCATGTCACCTTTCTTGGTATATTATCTGCTTGTGGCCATGCAGGCCAAGTTGATGATGGAATTTTCTACTTCCGTTGCATGATTGAGGAATATGGGATCTCAGCTAGGTCGGAGCATTATGCTTGCATGGTAGATCTATTTGGGCGTGCTGGACGTTTAAGTGAAGCATTTGAAACAATAAAGAGCATGCCATTCTCCCCAGATTCTGGTGTCTGGGGAACATTGCTTGGAGCTTGTCGGGTCCATGGCAATGTTGAGCTTGCTGAAGAGGCATCAAGACATCTTTTTGACGTAGAACCACAAAATTCTGGGTATTATATACTACTCTCAAATATACATGCTGATGCTGGAAAATGGGGGAGTGTGCTTAAGGTTAGAAGTTTGATGAAGGAAAGAGGAGTTCAGAAGGTTCCTGGGTACAGTTGGATCGAGGTTAACAACAGCACTCATATGTTTGTTGCAGCAGATGGAAGTCACCCACAGTCTGCTCAGATATATTCAATGCTCAAGAGTCTTCTTCTTGAACTGAGAAAAGAGGGTTATAATCCTCAACCCTATCTTCCTACACATCCACAAACATCGGGGATGTAA